A single region of the Gemmatimonas sp. UBA7669 genome encodes:
- a CDS encoding ATP-binding protein gives MLPRLRALFVLLVAIAPAVSQAQSRPGQIDDAAYVGYGRRDGLPDAPVLSLRLERSGHLVAGSSQGVYRFNGRSWQAESLPPMVSRREYRDVLEGPGDVRYYVHTFGVVLRRGTAWERADTLETDVAPIYSATLWREANGQSALIVGARGGVFRWRETTGFDRLPLPAGMPALDAMVDAAPGAQSRGDVLWVGTRGGGVARLEDGAWTHWDADDGLGALTIEHVAAAPAGDRVQAIVATQAGAFVLEDNRWQAIGPQQHLARALRILVNGRGETWLGALSGELYRGIDGQAFTLVELSGRTRGSRAQVLRAIAHERDRVTVYAGFRSGSLLRFQLGGAGRLVVPPQWIGHPVTALARTRGVGESGFWSWMLGVGAVQLPDLRTLGADNVFLEGGDGRVRILPTRNGRQRLLLSVEWRLFEYAAGTWRRLNGLGPGDYIHGLLEMPTPGGVTRPVVIGTGGAWIVGDSDQLTPWEGFPVDIISVNVDTARTPNADGSPHLSVLAITRQGVMHRFDGARWTRPDVPPRPGQSFIRASTAVRLASGEHVLVLGTGEGLEALCFAGGTRRWKRLDADGLWTVAGREVLDLASLPDGRVAVATGDGLQILDLGASMNEPERIVTSFTDADGLPHAFVSTIGGIDDQERLWVGTTLGAGVIPLRAMNMERAPPRLLGVDIRNGAGQPIADGDRVAADEARLDLTAYATSYHRDLDLRYQVELDGVLLHRAPWTDRTTHTQLTLPTGPHVLRVQVMDFEGRRSPVFERRFSVLPPLWRSPGAVLGYGVLFFGTWLGILRWRTRTAQRRVRDAEANERRLSISEERFRRLFEDGVNPQLLVLDGVVWKANAAAQQLLAQDGSLAGTRVELLLPVADGLPGGMAEGPSSDVWRRELVGRTTQGEPLPLDVRRTRIPLDEGTLEHLELQDLRERERLARERRELEAHVRETQRLESVGTLAGGVAHDFNNLLTVIQSNAELATHEVQQAAASVPAAADALRQILVASRRAREVVRQILTFSRKTPPRRSDIHMRTLLDETLTLLRATIPSTITLTVDDHAGDAWVPGDATQLQQVLLNLCANAEHAMRATQGGVLTVSLKWADRDSQLPNGHPNAHPDEQATLVLAVHDTGSGMTDDVRARAFEPFYTTKPVGEGTGLGLSVLHGIVGAHGGDVSLQSVPGGGTTVTVRLPAHRRNPAASGPLTPASTDRVGARRRVLVVDDEPAIAQVLQRTLTRREFVVETASNGAEALARLERLPDIDVLVTDHTMPVMTGAELITRLRESGNACPVVLMSGFGAVISDEHLAPYADVQRLDKPFATDELVRLIAGSA, from the coding sequence ATGCTCCCTCGCCTTAGGGCTCTGTTCGTCCTGCTGGTCGCCATCGCCCCCGCAGTTTCACAGGCCCAGTCACGGCCTGGGCAGATCGATGACGCCGCGTATGTGGGATATGGACGACGCGACGGCCTGCCGGACGCACCGGTACTGAGCCTGCGCCTCGAACGCAGCGGGCATCTCGTGGCCGGAAGCAGTCAGGGTGTATACCGCTTCAACGGACGGAGTTGGCAAGCCGAGTCGCTGCCCCCGATGGTGTCCCGCCGCGAATACCGCGATGTCCTGGAGGGGCCCGGCGATGTGCGCTACTACGTGCACACGTTCGGCGTCGTGTTGCGCCGCGGCACGGCATGGGAACGCGCCGACACGCTTGAGACCGACGTTGCGCCCATCTACTCCGCGACGCTCTGGCGCGAGGCCAATGGCCAGAGTGCACTCATTGTCGGCGCACGGGGCGGCGTGTTTCGTTGGCGCGAGACAACAGGTTTCGATCGACTACCGCTGCCCGCTGGCATGCCGGCACTCGATGCGATGGTCGACGCGGCCCCGGGTGCACAAAGCCGCGGCGACGTGTTGTGGGTTGGCACGCGCGGTGGCGGCGTGGCGCGTCTCGAGGACGGAGCCTGGACACATTGGGACGCTGACGATGGCCTTGGTGCGCTCACCATCGAGCACGTGGCGGCAGCGCCCGCTGGTGATCGCGTGCAGGCGATTGTGGCCACACAGGCGGGCGCCTTTGTGCTGGAGGACAATCGCTGGCAGGCCATCGGGCCGCAGCAACATCTCGCGCGCGCCCTGCGCATCCTCGTGAACGGGCGCGGCGAGACCTGGCTGGGCGCGCTGAGCGGCGAACTCTATCGTGGCATCGATGGACAGGCGTTCACGCTGGTGGAGCTGAGCGGACGCACGCGTGGCTCGCGGGCGCAGGTATTGCGCGCAATCGCCCATGAACGGGACCGCGTGACGGTCTACGCGGGCTTCCGCAGCGGATCGCTGTTGCGCTTTCAACTCGGCGGGGCCGGCCGTCTGGTGGTGCCGCCGCAGTGGATCGGTCATCCGGTGACGGCACTCGCGCGCACCCGCGGGGTTGGCGAGAGCGGCTTCTGGAGTTGGATGCTTGGAGTGGGCGCGGTGCAGTTGCCCGACCTGCGTACACTCGGCGCCGACAACGTGTTTCTCGAAGGCGGCGATGGCCGAGTGCGCATCCTGCCCACACGCAACGGACGGCAACGCCTGCTGCTGTCGGTGGAGTGGCGCCTCTTCGAATATGCCGCGGGCACCTGGCGCCGCCTCAACGGCCTTGGCCCGGGCGACTATATCCACGGTCTGCTGGAAATGCCGACCCCCGGCGGCGTCACACGGCCCGTGGTCATCGGCACGGGCGGCGCGTGGATCGTCGGCGACAGCGATCAGCTCACGCCCTGGGAGGGTTTTCCGGTCGACATCATCAGCGTGAACGTCGACACGGCTCGCACACCCAACGCCGATGGTTCGCCACATCTGTCCGTGCTGGCCATCACCCGACAAGGCGTGATGCATCGCTTCGATGGAGCGCGATGGACGCGGCCGGACGTGCCACCGCGCCCGGGCCAGTCGTTCATCCGGGCCAGTACCGCGGTGCGCCTGGCCTCCGGTGAGCATGTGCTGGTGCTGGGGACGGGTGAGGGCCTCGAGGCACTGTGCTTCGCGGGCGGTACCCGACGCTGGAAACGTCTCGACGCGGATGGGTTGTGGACGGTGGCCGGCCGCGAGGTGCTGGACCTCGCCAGTCTGCCCGATGGCCGCGTGGCTGTTGCCACGGGTGACGGTCTGCAGATTCTCGATCTCGGCGCATCCATGAACGAGCCGGAACGCATCGTGACGTCGTTCACCGATGCCGATGGATTGCCTCATGCCTTTGTCTCGACCATCGGCGGCATCGACGACCAGGAGCGTCTGTGGGTTGGCACCACGCTCGGCGCTGGTGTCATTCCCCTGCGCGCCATGAACATGGAGCGAGCACCGCCACGATTGCTTGGGGTCGATATTCGCAACGGAGCGGGCCAACCCATCGCTGACGGCGACCGCGTGGCGGCCGATGAAGCGCGCCTCGATCTCACCGCCTACGCCACGTCGTACCATCGCGATCTCGACTTGCGCTATCAGGTGGAGCTCGATGGCGTGCTGCTGCACCGTGCGCCGTGGACTGACCGCACCACGCATACACAGCTCACGCTGCCCACCGGACCGCACGTGCTGCGCGTGCAGGTCATGGACTTTGAGGGACGCCGCTCGCCGGTGTTCGAGCGTCGATTCAGCGTCCTGCCACCGCTGTGGCGATCGCCTGGCGCCGTGCTGGGTTATGGCGTGCTGTTCTTTGGGACGTGGCTGGGCATTCTGCGCTGGCGCACGCGCACGGCGCAACGCCGCGTGCGTGATGCCGAAGCCAATGAACGGCGCCTGTCCATCAGCGAGGAGCGGTTTCGACGTCTGTTCGAAGACGGGGTGAACCCGCAGCTCCTCGTGCTCGACGGCGTGGTGTGGAAGGCCAACGCCGCCGCGCAGCAACTGCTGGCGCAGGACGGGTCGCTGGCCGGCACCCGTGTCGAGCTGTTGCTTCCCGTTGCCGACGGCCTGCCTGGTGGCATGGCCGAGGGGCCATCGTCCGACGTGTGGCGCCGGGAACTGGTGGGGCGGACCACGCAGGGCGAACCGCTGCCGCTCGACGTCCGGCGCACACGCATTCCCCTCGACGAAGGCACCCTCGAGCACCTCGAGTTGCAGGACCTGCGGGAGCGGGAGCGCCTGGCGCGTGAGCGGCGCGAACTCGAGGCCCATGTACGCGAAACGCAGCGTCTCGAATCGGTGGGGACGCTGGCCGGTGGTGTCGCGCACGATTTCAACAACCTGCTCACGGTCATCCAGAGCAACGCCGAGCTGGCCACGCACGAAGTGCAGCAGGCGGCAGCGTCCGTACCGGCAGCGGCCGACGCGCTACGGCAGATTCTGGTAGCCAGCCGCCGCGCGCGCGAAGTGGTGCGTCAGATTCTCACCTTCAGCCGCAAGACGCCGCCGCGGCGCAGCGACATTCACATGCGGACGCTGCTGGACGAGACGCTCACGTTGCTGCGCGCCACCATTCCGTCCACCATCACCCTCACAGTGGACGATCACGCTGGCGACGCCTGGGTTCCGGGTGACGCCACGCAACTGCAGCAAGTCCTGCTCAACCTCTGTGCAAACGCCGAACACGCCATGCGGGCCACGCAGGGCGGCGTACTCACCGTTTCGCTCAAGTGGGCAGACCGTGACTCGCAACTCCCGAACGGGCACCCGAACGCGCACCCGGACGAGCAGGCCACGCTGGTGCTGGCCGTGCACGACACCGGCAGCGGCATGACTGATGACGTACGGGCGCGCGCCTTTGAGCCGTTCTACACCACCAAACCCGTTGGCGAGGGCACGGGCCTCGGACTCAGCGTGCTGCACGGTATTGTCGGTGCGCATGGCGGTGACGTGTCGCTGCAGTCCGTGCCCGGTGGCGGTACCACGGTCACGGTGCGTTTGCCCGCGCACCGCCGCAACCCGGCGGCCAGTGGCCCGCTGACGCCCGCTTCCACTGACCGGGTCGGTGCACGTCGGCGCGTACTCGTCGTGGACGACGAGCCAGCCATTGCACAGGTGCTGCAACGCACGCTCACCCGTCGCGAGTTTGTGGTGGAAACGGCCAGCAACGGCGCGGAGGCGCTCGCACGTCTGGAACGGCTCCCGGACATCGATGTGCTGGTGACCGACCACACGATGCCGGTCATGACGGGCGCTGAGCTCATCACGCGACTGCGCGAGTCGGGCAATGCCTGTCCCGTCGTGCTCATGTCCGGCTTTGGAGCGGTCATCAGCGACGAGCATCTCGCGCCGTATGCCGATGTGCAGCGACTCGACAAGCCGTTCGCCACCGATGAGCTCGTGCGGCTCATTGCCGGGAGCGCGTAG
- a CDS encoding DUF6174 domain-containing protein translates to MLSSRLRRHMVPLLLLGVVSTFTGCGSDAPPAGVVELRDLERAELLWKQRGFRNYRMVAAKECFCLREMVQPALVTVHGSTIVDVRRVDGTPIEPQFWSSRVVVDSLFPRIRDALRSDFYERVELSFDSRLGFPTRAAFYAPSRIADGDVVYVISGITPLD, encoded by the coding sequence ATGCTGTCATCCCGCCTGCGTCGTCACATGGTCCCGCTGCTTCTGCTGGGGGTGGTGTCCACCTTCACCGGCTGCGGTAGCGATGCGCCACCCGCCGGTGTGGTGGAGCTGCGGGACCTCGAGCGCGCCGAACTGCTGTGGAAGCAGCGCGGCTTCCGCAACTACCGCATGGTGGCGGCCAAAGAGTGCTTCTGTCTGCGGGAGATGGTACAGCCGGCGCTGGTGACGGTGCACGGCAGTACCATTGTGGACGTGCGCCGCGTCGATGGCACGCCCATCGAACCACAGTTCTGGTCGAGCCGTGTGGTGGTGGACAGTCTCTTCCCGCGCATTCGCGACGCGCTGCGCTCAGACTTCTACGAGCGCGTGGAGCTCAGCTTCGACAGTCGCCTGGGGTTTCCCACCCGCGCCGCATTCTACGCGCCGTCGCGTATTGCTGATGGCGACGTGGTCTATGTGATCTCGGGCATCACCCCGCTGGACTGA
- a CDS encoding porin, whose product MIRKRSTPLLLNSKQPMGLLRPAVLAIAITVTGLVQPAHLRAQTTAQGQSQGARTDTTVAAQAKPAKAKAWYENIRIRGYGQVRYNRLLENNPQLQCEQCDRSWGENGGFFIRRARIIFQGYVHPQVFIYLQPDFASSAGTTGNIAQLRDWYVDLGLDKANEFRLRVGQSKVPFSFENMQSSQNRLPLDRADGTNSANANERDLGVFFMWAPRVVRERFAHLVNDNLKGSGDYGVVTVGVYNGQTANRAEANDNQHVVARVTYPFLVRGQIIEPSVAAYTGMYRITPDQRTAGVKGRADWDYRDERVLATLAIAPQPLGVLAEYNVGRGPEYNPATDSIETQSLRGGFVTVTWQHRARTQVWSPFVRYQVYDGGKKHERDARSYDVNDVEFGVEWQPHANFELVAAWYQGDRRFEDKTRPINEQVGRLMRLQAQFNF is encoded by the coding sequence ATGATCCGCAAGCGCTCGACTCCGCTCCTCCTGAACTCCAAACAGCCCATGGGGCTGCTCCGGCCAGCCGTGCTCGCCATCGCGATCACCGTAACCGGGTTGGTGCAACCGGCACACCTGCGCGCCCAGACCACGGCGCAAGGGCAGAGCCAGGGAGCCAGGACTGACACCACGGTGGCCGCGCAGGCCAAGCCGGCGAAGGCCAAGGCCTGGTACGAAAACATTCGCATCCGCGGCTATGGGCAGGTCCGCTACAACCGGCTGCTCGAGAACAACCCCCAGTTGCAGTGCGAGCAGTGTGACCGCAGTTGGGGGGAGAACGGCGGGTTCTTCATTCGTCGGGCGCGCATCATCTTTCAGGGGTACGTGCACCCGCAGGTGTTCATCTACCTGCAACCCGATTTCGCTTCCTCGGCCGGCACCACGGGCAACATCGCGCAACTGCGTGACTGGTACGTGGACCTGGGCCTCGACAAGGCCAACGAGTTCCGTCTGCGCGTCGGGCAAAGCAAGGTGCCGTTCAGCTTCGAGAACATGCAAAGCAGTCAGAACCGACTGCCGCTCGATCGCGCCGACGGTACGAACAGCGCCAACGCCAATGAGCGCGACCTCGGTGTGTTCTTCATGTGGGCGCCGCGCGTGGTGCGTGAGCGGTTCGCGCATCTGGTCAACGACAATCTCAAGGGTAGCGGCGACTATGGGGTCGTCACCGTAGGCGTCTACAATGGCCAGACGGCCAACCGGGCCGAGGCCAACGACAATCAGCATGTGGTGGCGCGTGTCACCTATCCCTTCCTGGTGCGCGGACAGATCATCGAGCCCTCAGTGGCCGCCTACACGGGCATGTATCGCATCACCCCCGATCAGCGAACCGCCGGTGTGAAGGGGCGCGCCGACTGGGATTACCGCGACGAACGGGTGCTGGCCACGCTGGCCATCGCGCCACAGCCGCTGGGTGTTTTGGCCGAGTACAACGTGGGCCGTGGCCCGGAGTACAATCCCGCGACGGACAGCATCGAAACGCAGTCTCTCCGGGGTGGCTTCGTCACCGTCACCTGGCAGCACCGGGCGCGTACGCAGGTCTGGTCGCCCTTCGTGCGATACCAGGTGTACGATGGGGGCAAAAAGCACGAGCGCGATGCCCGCAGCTACGACGTGAACGACGTGGAGTTCGGCGTCGAGTGGCAGCCTCATGCCAACTTCGAGCTGGTGGCCGCGTGGTACCAGGGCGATCGGCGCTTCGAAGACAAGACGCGCCCCATCAACGAGCAGGTGGGCCGCCTCATGCGTTTGCAGGCCCAGTTCAACTTCTGA
- a CDS encoding DUF4760 domain-containing protein, translated as MSRKKHPDHHDAELVLKLYELRREAVMRESRRALVANFLPRSLDDVMAVMAPDHPLNAAFRQVFSYWEMAYAMARHGIVNADYLLESNNGEGILLFTRVEPWLAGYREASGNPVALRNAEWVATECDMGRLLAERFRKRVQAYLKS; from the coding sequence GTGTCACGCAAGAAACATCCGGATCACCACGACGCCGAGCTGGTCCTCAAACTCTATGAGCTCCGCCGCGAGGCGGTCATGCGCGAATCGCGGCGGGCGCTCGTGGCCAACTTTCTCCCGCGCAGTCTCGACGACGTCATGGCGGTGATGGCCCCTGACCATCCGCTCAACGCCGCCTTCCGACAGGTGTTCTCGTACTGGGAGATGGCCTACGCCATGGCGCGGCACGGCATCGTGAACGCCGACTATCTGCTGGAGAGCAACAACGGCGAAGGCATCCTGCTCTTCACGCGGGTCGAGCCCTGGCTGGCCGGCTATCGTGAGGCCTCGGGCAATCCGGTGGCCCTGCGCAACGCCGAATGGGTGGCCACGGAGTGCGACATGGGTCGCCTGCTGGCCGAGCGATTCCGCAAGCGCGTGCAGGCGTATCTCAAGAGCTGA
- a CDS encoding YybH family protein, translating into MADISATIRALRKQSNAAIASLDAHYVVSFMSEDIEVQVAGGPLLRGRAANQDAWEAQMQDRGFGGYVRSPEVVHVAADGRTANERGQWVGRWRQGGRTREQHGQYTAEWRLGAMGWEITRETYIER; encoded by the coding sequence ATGGCCGACATCTCCGCCACCATTCGCGCGCTGCGCAAGCAGTCCAACGCCGCCATCGCATCACTCGACGCGCACTACGTGGTGTCGTTCATGAGTGAAGACATCGAAGTGCAAGTGGCAGGCGGGCCGCTCCTGCGCGGACGTGCCGCCAACCAGGACGCCTGGGAAGCCCAAATGCAGGACCGGGGATTCGGGGGCTATGTGCGCTCGCCCGAGGTGGTACATGTCGCCGCTGACGGCCGCACCGCCAACGAGCGCGGGCAGTGGGTTGGCCGTTGGCGACAAGGCGGGCGCACCCGTGAGCAGCATGGGCAGTACACCGCCGAATGGCGGCTCGGCGCCATGGGCTGGGAAATCACGCGCGAAACCTACATCGAACGGTGA
- a CDS encoding carbohydrate binding family 9 domain-containing protein, whose protein sequence is MTLVLRALLLASAAVLTPAVLSAQPNTGNATPIRLDAAVADSFARAARARPLPTAAALRITTAPTIDGRLDEAFWREGTPISEFVQRELNEGVPASERTEVRLATDGVNLYIGARMYDREPRLIVPGEKIRDVQLANSDYIAFIFDTYRDRQNGFVFATTPAGVEYDGQVIREGEGGGANVAGQNRMMAGAMGGFNVNWDASWTVATRIDSLGWTAEFRIPFSTLRYQSGDDEQSWGHNVSRMIRRKNEELYWAFIPRQFNLYRLSLAGTLDNLKVPVRRIQTITPYVLTSSQAQWTDGVRATRSPSDFGGEIKYGVTPSLTLDLTYNTDFAQVEVDDQRVNLTRFPVFFPEKRPFFLENAGVFSAGTPQAVDLFFSRRIGIAENGAPQPILGGGRLSGRIGSTTVGLLQMVTDAPDQFSTGQSFSVGRVIRELSSRSRVGAMFVQRMSTDSSADVNRTYALDGRIGIGQAWTSDLWAARTETPGRAGDEYAYSARVAYQTNVWNHSARVAQVGDGFNPEVGFMSRPGGYRSYDVSMMRLVRKPEWS, encoded by the coding sequence ATGACGCTCGTACTGCGGGCGCTGCTGCTGGCATCAGCGGCGGTGCTGACGCCTGCCGTTCTTTCGGCGCAGCCCAACACCGGCAACGCCACGCCCATTCGTCTCGATGCCGCGGTGGCGGATTCGTTTGCCCGCGCCGCCCGCGCCCGCCCCCTGCCCACGGCTGCCGCCCTGCGCATCACGACGGCGCCCACCATTGACGGCCGTCTCGACGAAGCATTCTGGCGTGAGGGCACACCCATCAGCGAGTTCGTGCAGCGCGAACTCAACGAGGGCGTGCCAGCCTCGGAGCGCACCGAAGTGCGGCTTGCCACCGATGGGGTGAATCTCTACATCGGTGCGCGCATGTACGACCGCGAGCCGCGGCTCATCGTACCCGGCGAAAAGATTCGCGACGTGCAGCTCGCCAACAGCGACTACATCGCCTTCATCTTCGACACCTATCGCGACCGACAGAACGGCTTCGTCTTTGCCACCACACCCGCTGGTGTGGAGTACGATGGCCAGGTCATTCGCGAAGGTGAGGGCGGCGGCGCCAACGTGGCCGGTCAGAACCGCATGATGGCTGGCGCCATGGGCGGCTTCAACGTCAACTGGGACGCCTCCTGGACGGTGGCCACACGCATTGACTCGCTGGGGTGGACGGCCGAGTTCCGCATCCCTTTCTCCACGCTGCGCTACCAGTCGGGTGACGACGAGCAGTCGTGGGGGCACAATGTGTCGCGCATGATCCGGCGCAAGAACGAAGAGTTGTACTGGGCGTTCATTCCGCGGCAGTTCAATCTGTATCGCTTGTCGCTGGCCGGCACGCTCGACAATCTCAAGGTGCCGGTGCGCCGCATTCAGACCATCACGCCCTACGTGCTCACCTCAAGCCAGGCGCAGTGGACCGATGGAGTGCGCGCCACGCGCAGTCCCTCGGACTTCGGTGGCGAGATCAAGTACGGTGTCACGCCGTCGCTGACACTCGATCTCACGTACAACACCGACTTTGCCCAGGTGGAGGTGGACGATCAGCGGGTCAACCTCACGCGCTTCCCGGTGTTCTTCCCCGAGAAGCGGCCGTTCTTCCTCGAGAACGCCGGCGTGTTCAGTGCCGGGACGCCGCAGGCCGTGGATCTGTTCTTCTCCCGGCGCATTGGCATTGCCGAGAACGGTGCGCCGCAGCCCATCCTGGGTGGTGGGCGCCTGTCGGGTCGCATTGGATCGACCACGGTGGGCCTGCTGCAGATGGTCACCGATGCGCCCGATCAGTTCAGCACCGGACAGTCCTTCTCGGTGGGTCGTGTCATCCGCGAGTTGTCGTCGCGTTCGCGAGTGGGTGCGATGTTCGTGCAGCGCATGAGCACGGACAGCAGCGCCGATGTGAATCGCACCTATGCGCTCGACGGCCGCATCGGTATTGGGCAGGCCTGGACCAGTGACCTCTGGGCGGCACGGACGGAAACGCCTGGCCGCGCCGGCGACGAATATGCGTACAGTGCGCGTGTGGCCTACCAGACGAACGTGTGGAACCACAGTGCGCGCGTGGCCCAGGTGGGCGACGGCTTCAACCCCGAGGTGGGCTTCATGAGCCGGCCCGGTGGTTATCGCAGCTACGATGTGTCCATGATGCGCCTGGTGCGCAAGCCGGAGTGGTCCTAG
- a CDS encoding RidA family protein, whose translation MNTPLLPPHWPRPRGYANGVLATGRQVHVAGMVGWDAQQVFHSDDMAEQTRQALENVLAVLAVAGAGPQHIVRMTWYVTDRAAYRAALPAIGKHFRELIGHYDIAMTAVQVVALMEDQALVEIEVTAVIPE comes from the coding sequence ATGAACACGCCACTGCTTCCGCCACACTGGCCGCGGCCCCGCGGCTACGCCAACGGCGTGCTTGCCACCGGCCGGCAGGTGCATGTGGCCGGCATGGTCGGCTGGGACGCGCAGCAGGTCTTTCACAGTGACGACATGGCCGAGCAGACCCGGCAGGCGCTGGAAAACGTGCTGGCGGTTCTGGCGGTGGCCGGCGCCGGGCCACAGCACATCGTTCGCATGACCTGGTACGTAACCGATCGGGCAGCGTATCGCGCCGCATTGCCTGCCATAGGAAAGCATTTCCGTGAGCTGATCGGCCACTACGATATTGCCATGACCGCCGTGCAGGTCGTGGCGCTCATGGAAGATCAGGCCCTCGTGGAAATCGAAGTCACGGCGGTCATCCCGGAGTAA
- a CDS encoding AMP-binding protein — protein sequence MPSAHVDTFARDHLPPPETQPEFLFELPALQFPPTLNCAAALLDAPVAAGRGDRPCLIAPGLRWTYRDLQAQCDRIAHVLVHDMGVVPGNRVLLRGGNHPMLVACWFAVMKVGAIAVTTMPMLRAKELSTMIAIAEVTHALCDAALREELDAARAVTPVLQHICCYHDEGPDGLEQAMSRHEAPFVAVDTAADDTCLLAFTSGTTGIPKATMHFHRDVLAICACWPPHVLRATEDDVFIGSPPLGFTFGLGGLVLFPMSIGASAVLLEKATPPHLLDAIRAFGATVLFTAPTSYRAMAAHPEALQGTSLRKCVSAGEALPAATRALWRNVTGLELIDGIGATELLHIFISADEAHARPGATGVPVPGYRAEVVDEQGVPVPPGTVGRLRVKGPTGCRYLRDERQRQYVQDGWNYTGDAYVMDGDGYFHYQARTDDIIISSGYNIAGPEVENVLLLHPAVAECGVIGVPDEERGQLVKAFVVLRPGYEPTPETTKALQDFVKQSVAPYKYPRAVAYVPALPRTDTGKLQRFRLRDLEPPVAS from the coding sequence ATGCCGAGTGCCCACGTCGATACCTTCGCCCGGGATCATCTGCCGCCGCCCGAGACCCAGCCGGAGTTTCTGTTCGAGCTGCCGGCGCTGCAGTTCCCGCCAACACTCAACTGTGCGGCGGCGTTGCTGGATGCGCCGGTGGCCGCAGGTCGCGGTGACCGGCCGTGTCTCATCGCGCCGGGGCTGCGGTGGACCTACCGGGACTTGCAGGCGCAGTGCGACCGTATCGCGCATGTGCTCGTGCACGACATGGGGGTAGTGCCCGGCAACCGCGTACTGTTGCGCGGTGGCAATCATCCCATGCTGGTGGCGTGCTGGTTCGCCGTCATGAAGGTGGGGGCCATTGCCGTCACCACGATGCCCATGCTCCGGGCCAAGGAGCTCAGCACGATGATCGCGATTGCCGAGGTCACGCACGCGCTGTGTGACGCGGCACTGCGGGAAGAACTGGATGCGGCGCGTGCCGTGACACCGGTGCTGCAGCATATCTGCTGCTATCACGACGAGGGTCCCGACGGGCTCGAGCAGGCCATGTCGCGCCATGAGGCGCCGTTCGTGGCAGTCGACACAGCGGCCGACGACACCTGTTTGCTGGCCTTCACGTCGGGTACGACGGGCATTCCGAAGGCCACCATGCACTTTCACCGTGATGTGCTGGCCATCTGTGCCTGCTGGCCGCCACACGTGCTGCGGGCCACCGAGGACGATGTGTTCATCGGCAGTCCGCCACTGGGGTTCACCTTTGGCCTCGGGGGATTGGTGCTCTTCCCCATGTCCATTGGTGCCTCGGCCGTGCTGTTGGAGAAGGCCACGCCACCGCATCTGCTCGACGCCATTCGTGCATTCGGTGCCACGGTGCTCTTCACCGCGCCCACGTCATATCGCGCCATGGCGGCTCATCCCGAGGCGTTGCAGGGCACCTCGCTGCGCAAGTGTGTCTCGGCCGGTGAGGCCCTGCCTGCCGCCACGCGGGCCCTGTGGCGCAACGTGACGGGACTGGAACTCATCGACGGCATTGGGGCCACGGAGCTTCTGCACATTTTCATCTCGGCCGATGAAGCCCATGCGCGGCCCGGGGCCACCGGTGTCCCGGTGCCCGGCTATCGGGCGGAAGTGGTGGACGAGCAAGGCGTGCCCGTGCCGCCGGGCACCGTGGGACGTCTGCGCGTCAAAGGCCCGACGGGCTGCCGCTACCTGCGCGATGAGCGCCAGCGGCAGTATGTGCAAGACGGTTGGAACTACACCGGTGACGCCTACGTCATGGACGGCGACGGGTATTTTCACTATCAGGCGCGCACCGACGACATCATCATCTCGTCGGGCTACAACATCGCGGGGCCTGAGGTGGAGAACGTGCTGCTGCTGCATCCGGCCGTCGCGGAATGTGGCGTCATCGGAGTGCCAGACGAGGAGCGCGGTCAACTCGTGAAGGCCTTTGTCGTGTTGCGCCCCGGATATGAACCGACACCGGAAACGACCAAGGCCCTGCAGGACTTTGTGAAACAGTCGGTGGCCCCCTACAAGTATCCGCGCGCGGTGGCGTATGTGCCGGCCTTGCCACGCACCGATACCGGCAAACTGCAGCGCTTTCGCCTGCGTGACCTCGAACCTCCCGTCGCCTCATGA